In Helianthus annuus cultivar XRQ/B chromosome 9, HanXRQr2.0-SUNRISE, whole genome shotgun sequence, the following are encoded in one genomic region:
- the LOC110875452 gene encoding zinc finger MYM-type protein 1-like: MIKELVTKGPKRDMDVKAPVDKFGRHFSNTIYTRILSNRETCYREWLAYSKKLDKLFCFCCKVFRTGHPKGGLDDEGYKDWRHASGRLKEHEVGLEHFKNMNEWFELRQRLKCKETIDKVAYEQFKKEKDYWKQVIIRIVALVKFLAKYGLAFRGTNEKLYKKGNGNFLGLVEMLEEFDPIMKEHVRRVLNEECHVHFLGHNIQNELIQLLGDKVRTEIIKKVKQAKYYSIILDCTPDTSHQEQMSIIVRYVNFNSSSVTVEESFLGFLVVDDTTGLGLFEVTCKELGSLGLDIGDMRGQGYNNGANMRGKNKGVQTRFLEKNPRAFYSACGCHSLNLALWQILKDNVKGLTLKSLSTTRWESRIDSIKPIKNQLGDVRKALREVRETDRDAKIISEAKSLEEYELGELSKVNVVSKRLQSKDFVLDVAIDEVDKLIKFFKNYREVGFSKALDEAREIANEIGVNGEFRKKHVIYRKKQFDESSSVEEVTFSPEEDFRLKTLNEAKLKECCYRLQDALKYEGDSDIDAKELYTELNLIKTFLPRHIDNPFDVLDYIFQRSTTYRNAINAYKVMLIIPVTVALAERSFSKLKLLKTYLRSTMSQERLNGLATISIESEILDTMDYKELIKSFSSKKR; encoded by the exons ATGATTAAAGAGTTGGTTACGAAAGGTCCAAAAAGAGATATGGATGTTAAGGCCCCCGTGGATAAATTTGGAAGACATTTTTCTAATACCATTTACACTAGAATTCTATCAAATAGGGAGACGTGTTATAGAGAATGGCTAGCGTATTCGAAAAAACTTGACAAACTCTTTTGTTTTTGTTGTAAAGTTTTTAGAACGGGGCATCCGAAAGGTGGGTTGGATGATGAGGGTTATAAGGATTGGAGACATGCTAGTGGTAGACTTAAAGAACATGAAGTTGGTTTAGAACATTTCAAGAATATGAACGAATGGTTTGAATTGCGTCAAAGGTTGAAATGCAAAGAAACAATTGACAAAGTGGCATATGAgcaatttaaaaaagaaaaagattatTGGAAACAAGTCATTATACGGATTGTTGCGCTTGTGAAATTTCTTGCAAAATATGGCTTAGCGTTTCGTGGGACAAATGAGAAGTTGTATAAAAAAGGCAATGGAAACTTTTTGGGTTTAGTTGAAATGTTGGAAGAGTTTGACCCGATTATGAAAGAACATGTACGTCGTGTTTTGAATGAGGAGTGTCATGTACACTTTCTTGGCCACAATATTCAAAACGAGTTGATACAATTATTAGGGGATAAAGTTAGAACCGAAATCATCAAGAAGGTTAAGCAAGCAAAGTATTACTCCATCATTCTCGATTGCACGCCTGATACAAGTCACCAAGAGCAAATGTCCATAATTGTGAGGTACGTGAATTTTAACTCTAGTTCTGTGACCGTTGAGGaatcatttttaggttttttggttgtTGATGATACCACGGGATTAGGACTTTTTGAAGTTACATGTAAGGAATTAGGGTCGCTTGGTCTTGATATTGGTGATATGCGTGGTCAAGGCTACAATAATGGGGCAAACATGAGAGGAAAAAACAAAGGAGTTCAAactagatttttagaaaaaaatcctagagctttctaTAGTGCCTGTGGTTGTCATAGTCTAAATCTAGCATT GTGGCAAATTTTGAAAGACAATGTTAAAGGATTAACTCTTAAATCATTGTCTACAACTCGTTGGGAAAGTCGTATAGATAGTATTAAGCCTATAAAAAATCAACTTGGAGATGTAAGAAAAGCTTTACGAGAAGTTAGGGAGACGGATAGAGATGCTAAAATCATAAGTGAAGCTAAATCATTAGAAGAGTATGAACTTG GTGAATTATCAAAGGTGAATGTGGTGAGCAAACGGTTGCAATCAAAAGATTTTGTTCTTGATGTTGCTATTGATGAAGTGGACAAATTAATTAAATTCTTTAAGAATTATAGAGAAGTGGGGTTCTCTAAGGCGCTTGATGAAGCTAGAGAAATTGCAAATGAAATAGGTGTTAATGGGGAATTCCGTAAAAAACATGTGATATATAGGAAAAAACAATTTGATGAATCATCAAGTGTAGAAGAAGTAACATTTTCACCCGAGGAggattttaga TTGAAGACTCTAAATGAAGCCAAGCTTAAGGAGTGTTGTTATCGCCTTCAAGATGCATTGAAGTATGAAGGAGACTCCGATATTgatgctaaagaattgtataCGGAGTTGAACTTGATTAAGACATTTTTACCGAGACACATTGACAACCCTTTTGATGTTTTAGACTATATCTTCCAACGCAGTACAACTTATCGTAATGCTATAAATGCATATAAAGTGATGTTGATAATTCCGGTAACCGTGGCATTGGCAGAAAGAAGTTTCTCaaagttgaagttgttgaagaccTATTTACGTTCTACAATGTCACAAGAAAGGCTAAACGGGTTGGCGACAATTTCTATTGAAAGTGAAATATTAGATACTATGGATTACAAGGAGTTGATCAAGAGCTTTTCTTCAAAAAAACGCTAG